In Hoplias malabaricus isolate fHopMal1 chromosome 6, fHopMal1.hap1, whole genome shotgun sequence, a single window of DNA contains:
- the ndufs6 gene encoding NADH dehydrogenase [ubiquinone] iron-sulfur protein 6, mitochondrial, which produces MAASFPKILSFGKNTRAFLGVLRLSTVPAQNYTVPESNYGEKITHTGQVYDENDIRRARFVGRHKEVNENFAIKLVAEEPVTDTEARVVSCDGGGGALGHPKVYINLDKLTKVGTCGYCGRQFQQQHHH; this is translated from the exons ATGGCAGCCTCCTTTCCCAAGATCTTGTCCTTCGGTAAAAATACTAGGGCTTTTCTAGGGGTTTTGAGGCTCTCGACGGTACCCGCTCAAAACTACACCGTCCCAGAGTCGAACTACGGAGAGAAAATCACCCACACCGGACAG GTTTATGATGAAAATGACATAAGAAGAGCGAGATTCGTTGGTAGACATAAAGAG GTGAATGAGAACTTTGCCATCAAGCTGGTAGCGGAGGAGCCAGTGACGGATACAGAAGCAAGGgtggtgtcctgtgatggaGGTGGGGGAGCTCTGGGTCACCCCAAGGTCTACATTAACCTG GACAAACTGACCAAAGTGGGCACCTGTGGATACTGTGGCCGTCAGTTTCAGCAGCAACACCATCATTAA